ATAAGCCAGGATCTGCTCATCAGAGCCTGCCTTCAAACCCGTACGCATTACCTCGATATTGCCGGAGAAGCACCCGACATTGAAAATGCAGCCCGATACCATAAAGAGGCTCTTGATGCAGGCATTACTATCCTCCCCGGTGCCGGATTTGGCGTGGTACCTACCGACCTGCTTGCCCTCTGCGCCAGCAGGCTTATACCCAACCCCACCAGATTGCGTCTTGTGTACCAGACTATAGGGGGCGCCTCACGCGGTACGCTCAGAACCGTACTTAGCGATATAGACAAACCCGGTGTAAAAAGAGTACGAGGCAGCTACCAAAAAGCAATGCCTGCTGAAAGTTTTCATGAAGATACCATTGGAAACCAAAGTGTTAAAGCCGCTTATAACCCTTGGAGAGCAGATCTGTATACCGCTTTTGTTTCCACCGGTATAGACAATATTGAGACCTACACTGTATTTCCTGCCCCTGTCGTCAAAATGATGCAGGGCAAACTGGGCTTCTTTCGAAAAATCTTACTTAAGGTACTCCTGCCTCTCCTTCCCGAAGGCCCCGGCACCAGGCAATTGAAGAAGGGTAAGACGCTTGCAAAAGTTACTGTTAATAACGAGTACGGGCAGGAGGCCACGGCTGAAATGCAAGGCCCGGAGGCCTATGTATTTACCGTGCAGTCTATAATAGCCGTGATCCAGGCTATGAGAAGTTCGCCTACAGGATACCTTACTCCTGCACAACTTATTAATGAGTGGCCAAAGGAATGGCCGCCAATAAAAGTTTGGTGTAATCATGGAGAACCTATGCAACCTGCTGTGCATGGTTAACTCCAAAGATAGAATTAATACCAAGTTTAGTATAAAAATTGTGTGTCGGTTTTCTGATCAAGTAACATAATACCTGTCAATTCTATGGTAGTTTGTAAGTGTCTTAATTTTAATGGAAAAAGGTTTAGTTTTTATTGATTTATGCCTTGATAATATAAGATACTACTAAGTTTTTTTACTAAAAAAATAACAGCTATGAAAAAGGTTTACCAGTTTACCGGTATTATACTCCTGATACTGGTTTCCGTTCTCGGGTGGTATAGCATATCCACTCAAAATACGCCCTCAGCTAATGAAAAAATGCCTGATGCGGATCAAAGATTAACTGATAAGGCCGGTACTGCCAGCCAGGAGAGGCTGGGCCAACTTAAAACCACGGGAGCTGTGGAAGCCGCTCACCTCGAATACCTGAAAACGATGGATCCTACCACCGGCCAGGTGCCAGTGTTACGCGGGCTCGAGGCCTTTCGTGCCGCTCGCCGCCAGGCAGCCAATCTCAGGGCCATTCCCGGTGTAGTATGGGATGCTCGAGGCCCGTCTGATGTCGCAGGCCGTGTGAGATCCCTGATGTTCGACCCCAACGACCCTAATAGTACAAAGGTCTGGGCCGCCTCCGAAACCGGTGGTTTGTGGTATAATAACGACATCACCAACCCCTCTTCAAGTTGGTATAATGTAGATGATTTCTGGACCAACCTCAATATTTCTTCCCTCGCCTACGACCCCACCAACCCTACGCATTACTACGCAGCCACAGGGGTGCAGTACGACGGCAGGACCCGGCCGGGAGCCGGTATCTGGAAGTCTACTGACCAGGGGCAGACATGGACCCAGATGGCCAGTACCACAGGCACTAACTTCAGACTGATCAGTGCCATTGCCTTTACCCCCTCCGGTACCCTGCTTGCCACAACTAATGATGGCATTTACCGCTCTGCCGACCAGGGCCTTAACTGGACCAAGGTACAGGGCGGAGACTTTCTATCCGACCTGGAAGTAGATCCTAACGGCATCATCTATGCCGGTGTGCAGCAAAATAATAATGCCGGTATTTATAAATCCACCGATGATGGCCTTAGCTTTACTCAGTTAAGCCTCCCCGCTTCTGCCACCGGTGGACAGCGGGTGGAAATAGCCGTAGCTGACAGCAACCCCTCTGTGGTATATGCTGTAGCAGGCTACACCAATGTCAGCTACTTTATTAAGTCCACAGACGGAGGTCAGACCTGGGCTTCCCTAAGCATACCTAACCTGTTCACCTGCAACGGCGAAGATACCAGCGCGGATTTTACCAGGGGCCAGGCCATACACGACCTTGTACTCGAAATAAATCCTACCGATCAGTTCACTGTATACCTCGGAGGTATCAATCTGCTGCGCTCGGTTAATGGCGGTGCCAGCTTTGCCCAGGTATCTAACTGGTATGGAAGCTGCACCTCGGTTGTGCATGCCGACCAGCTCACCATGGCCTTTCGTCCCGGCAACACCAATGAAGCTGTTTTCGGCAACGATGGAGGAGTATATTATTCACCCGTGGCAGGCGACCGTACATTAGGCAACCACCAGATGTACTTTAACCCCCATAATAAAAACCTTAACATCACCCAGTTTTATAGCGTAGACCAGCGCAATACCGCTGGTGACGATTACATGCTGGCCGGTACCCAGGACAATGGTACCCAGAAATTTACCCTTCCCGGATACGCTAATACGACTATGCCCACCGGAGGGGATGGTGGCTTTGCTCACATAGATCAGGATAACCCTGATCTGCAGGTTACCGCCTATGTCTATAATTACTACTGGCTTTCACAGGATGGAGGCAATACCTTTAAAGTCTTTTCTGACGATGTGGAAACCGGATCTTTCATTAATCCTACCGATTATGACGATGATGCCAATGTGCTCTACACAGTCACCGACGGATCTGCCAACTACATGTATTCCACACCCCTGGACAATCCTACCTTTTCAAACATAACCTTAATCCCAGGATCTACGGCCGTACCCGGATCAATTACCGCTATAAAGGTATCACCCTACACCCCCAATAGGATTTTCATAGCCGTCCAGGGTTTTTTATCGCCGCCTTTTATCTACATGGTGGATAATGCGAATACCCAAAGTCCCACAGTGACTAACCTGAGCCCTAACGGCGGAGGAATGGACATCGGTTCATACTGCTCCAGCTTAGACGTAGGTGCCAGCGACAACCAGATACTCGCCACTTTCTCTAACTACGGCATCAACACATCAGTAGTCGAAACACGCGACGGCGGCGCTACCTGGCTTAACCGCCAGGGTAACCTGCCCGATATGCCCATACGGTGGGGGCTTTACCACCCGAAGAACACCAGTGAAGTTATGCTTGCCACAGAAGTGGGCGTTTGGTCTACCGACAACATAACAGTCAGTAGTCCCGACTGGGGTGTGACGAATGCCAACCTCGCCAATGTGCGTTGCGATATGCTGAAGTACCGTAAGTCCGATGGCTATGTGGCAGTAGCTACCTACGGAAGGGGAGTCTACACCACCAATATCTGGTCTTACATAGACATCAAAAACCACTGGGCAGAAACCGAAATCCGCTACATGCTGGAAAACGATCTGCTGGCCGGGTATAGTGACGGAACCTTCAGGCCCGATAATGAACTTACCAGGGCTGAGTTTGCCACCATGATCGCCAATATCATCGATCCTCCCCTCAGCAGTGATCCTGCAGTCGCCAGTCGTTCATTTACCGACATATCCGGTCATTGGGCCGAGGCTAATATACTGCAGGCTGCCCGCGCAGGCTATCTTGCCGGGTATGGTGACGGGACATTCAGACCCAATGAGAAGATCACCAAACTACAGATCACCGTTAGTATTGCCAATGGCCTGCCCGTGAGCGGAGGGACTATTTCACAGCTAGACATGTTCTTCGACCGCACCAGCATACCCACCTGGGCCGAGCAGCCTATCGCCAATGCCCTGCAGAACAGGCTCATTGCCAATTATCCTAACAAGAACTACTTCACGCCTAATACGAATGCTACCCGTGGCTTGGCTGTAGTGACCCTCTACCAGGCCCTTGCAAACCTCGGCAGAGCCCCCTTTAGTACCAACTTCTATGTGGTGAGCCCCTCAGGCAGCCGGCTTGCTAAAAATATCACCGGTGATGCGGAAGACCTTGCACTCTATCCTAATCCGGCTGATAACTTCCTTAGGCTGGATATACCCGATGCAGGCAACAGCCCTGTGCCATACGCTCTCTATAACCTGCAGGGGGGCCTGATAGCCAATGGAGAGTATACAAAAGGCGCCACACTCGACGTGTCCTATCTATCGCCCGGTCAGTACATAGTCAGGGTATCAGTAGGAGATAGACTTTTCTCTAAAAAATTTGTAAAGAAATAACCATAAGAGCACGCCGCTATAATGAGCGGTGTGCTCTTTTATTTTAATCCTATTAACCAGTTTTATGATGAAAAAGTATACCTATTTATTTACAGCCCTTGCCCTTTTGCTGCTTGCAGCAGGAGGCTACTACCTGTATCCGGATAGCTCCGCAGGGCAGGAAAACACCCTTACCTTTAACGACATGCGGGGCATGACCCCCGAAGAGCGGAGTAAAGCAATAGAGGCCACCGGTGCCACTGAAGCCGCTTATCTCGAATACATCAAAACATTCGACCCTGCTACCGGCGAAGTGCCCACTGCCAAAGGCCTCGAGGCCTTTAAGGCCGCCCGCAAGCAGGCCCGAAACCTGCGCGCCATACCCGGCGTCGAATGGTTCGAAAGAGGCCCTAATAATGTAGCCGGAAGGATACGAGCCATTATGTTTGACCCTAATGACCTTTCTAAGAAAAAAGTTTGGGGTGGTGCTGAGCATGGAGGACTCTGGTATAACAATGACGTGACAGACCCTGCCAGTTCATGGTACAATGTAAACGACTTCTGGGCTAACCTCAGCATAGGTTCCATTGCTTACGATCCTACGAATACACAAGTCTTTTATGTGGGTACGGGCGTGCCTTACGGAGGAAAACAGCCCCGTGGTGCCGGTATATGGAAGACCACTAACGGCGGAGGCTCATGGACCCAGCTTTCGTCTACTGCTAACAATGCTAACTTTTACCATGTCTCTAAAATAGTCGTCACCAGTAGCGGTACCGTATTAGCCAACACCAATGCCGGTATATTCCGCTCCACCGATGCTGGTAATAGCTGGAATAATGTATTGGCGGGCAAATATGCTTCTGATATGGAAATTGCCGCCAATGGCACCATCTATTCAGGAGTAGGGCCTGACTATAACTCCTATGGCTATTCTGAAATATTTCGTTCTACAAACGACGGACAGAGCTGGACAGAACTGACCATGCCGACCGGTTTACTGCATGGCCACCGGATCGAAATTGCCACCGGCGGGTCAGGTACCGTATACGCCGTAAGTTCTGACTACCTGTTTAATTCAGTTCAGTGGCTTATAAAATCTACCGATGGAGGTAATAGCTGGACGGAACTTGCCATACCAAAGTATGAACAAGCCTGTGGCTTCCCTGCAGATGCTGATTTTACCAGGGGAGAGCAGGCTAATCATGACCTTACCATAGAGGTACATCCTACTAATGCTAATCTGGTAATATTAGGCGGTATAGATAATCACCGTTCTACTGATGGAGGGGCCACGTTTGAGCAGATATCTTACTGGACAGGCCTTGCTAGCTGTGCCAGCAATGTACACGCCGATCAGCTTAGCCTGGTCTTCCGCCCCGGTTATCCTAACGAAGTCGTATTCGGTAACGACGGAGGGGTATACTACTCTCCCCACGTCGGTAATGCCAGCGTTGCGAGGGGAAGCCTTAATATCCAGTCTCGTAATAAGAACCTTAATATCACAGAGTTCTACGCAGTAGACCAGCTAAATAGCAGTAGCTCCAATTATATGCTGGCAGGCAGCCAGGATAATGGCACCCAGCAATTCAAAAAGCCTGGCATATCATCTACCAGCGAGGCCAGGGGAGGCGACGGTGGCTTTACCCATATTGATCAGAATAATAGCGACGTCCAGCTTCTTTCATATATAAGAAGTAGCTATTCTCTTTCTACAAACGGAGGCAAATGGTTCAGTATATTTTATAATGATAACAAGGTGGGCCGGTTTATTAACCCGACCGATTATGATGATAATACCAATATCTTTTATGCGGCTGGTAATACAGGTGATTACCTTTACTCCACTGACCTGGAAAATTCCTCCACCAAGACGATGTATACGGTTAATGCAGGTCTTACACACCAGATATCTGCCGTAAAAGTTTCTCCCTATACGGCTAACCGCATCTTCGTCATTACTTCTAATGAGTACGGCGGCCAACCCCATATATACCGTATAGATAATGCCAACTCAAGTACACCTACTGTTACGGATATTAGCGGCAGCCAGCCTTTTGCTAATAATGCTTACGGTACCTGCATACAGGTAGGCGCCAGTGATAACCAGCTTCTCGCTACTTTCTCTAACTACGGCATTGTTTCCGTATACGAATCACGCGACGGCGGCGCCACATGGGTAAACCGTGAAGGTAATCTGCCTGATATGCCCATTCGCTGGGGGCTTTATAACCCCAATAATTATAACGAGGTTATGCTGGCTACCCAGGTAGGCGTATGGTCTACTGATAATATCAATACCAGCAGCCCTGACTGGGGAGTAACCAATGCCAATCTTGCTAATGTGCGTTGCGATATGCTCCAGTACCGCCAGTCTGATGGGTATGTAGCTATCGCTACCTATGGACGTGGCGTATATACCACCAATGTCTGGTCCACCACAAGTGTATCCGATATTGCCGGCCACTGGGCTGAGAACGAGATCACCTATATGCTTAAGCACAACTTCCTGGCAGGATATAGCGATGGTACTTTCCGCCCTGATAATGAGCTTACACGGGCTGAGTTTGCCACCATGATCGCCAATATCATTAATCCGGATATCAGCAGCGATCCTGCCATAGCCGGACGCACGTTTACCGACATCACAGGCCACTGGGCCGAGCAGAATATCCTCCAGGCAGCCAGGTCGGGCTATCTGGCCGGGTACGGCGACGGTACCTTCAGACCTAATGATAAGATCACAAAGCTGCAGATTACGATTTCCATAGCCAATGGCCTGCCCGTAAGCGGCGGCAGCACCTATCTGCTCAGTGATTTTCTTGACCAGACTTCCATCCCCAGTTGGGCGGCGCAGTCGGTATCTAATGCCTATGTGAATAAGCTCATAGCCAATTATCCCAATAGGTCATATTTTACGCCAAACGTAAATGCCACCAGGGCAATGGCTGTGGTTACGCTGTACCAGGCGCTGGCCAATCTCGGGCGGATTAGTTTTGATAACAATTTCTATATCGTTGTCCCTGCAGGGTATCGCCTGGCCAAAGACGAAGCCGCCAGCGAAAGCGAGATAGCCCTTTATCCTAACCCTGCCAGCGATTATGTGCAGATAGAATTGGCTTCCCGGCTTACAGAGAGTGCCACCTACCAGGTATATGACCTGCGTGGACAGCGCATCAAGGAGGGAACCTGGAGCGAAGGTAAAAGGCTGGATATATCATCCCTTGCGCAGGGTCAATACCTTATCCATATCAGTACGCCTGATAATACCTTTACCAAAAAGTTCATTAAAGAGTAACCTTTTGACTTAATTATATATTCTCACAGCCACTCCCTGATACGGAGTGGCTGTTCATGTTTTAAACTACAGCATTACTATAATGAAAAAACTATTTACCCTTTTCACCGGCCTGCTGGTATTGGTGGCAGCGGGTGCATTCTTTGCCTACCTGTGGCAACCTGCGGGTTCGGAAAATAAAATAAGCGCCTTTAATCGTATACGGCAGCTTCCGACCGAACAACAGAACGATGCCCTCAAGGCCACCGGTGCCAGCGAGGCGGCATACCTCGAATACCTTATGACCTTTGATCCTGCCACGGGGGAAATCCCTACCGAGCGGAGTATCGAGGCATTCAGAATGGCCCGCAAGCAGGCAAAAAATCTTAAAGCCATACCCGGTGTGGAGTGGTTTGAGCGCGGACCGAATAATGTAGGTGGCCGTATACGCGCCATCATGTTCGACCCCAACGACCCCTTTTCTAAAAAGGTGTATGCCGGTGCCGAACACGGCGGTTTATGGTATAACAATGACATTACCGACCCCACCTCCTCATGGTACACTATTGGCGATTTCCTTGGTAACCTCAGCATAAGCAGCCTTGCCTATGACCCTACTGACACCCAGGTCATGTATGCCGGCACAGGCGTACAATACAGCACAGCTAACCCTCGTGGAGGAGGTATCTGGATCACAGTAGATGGCGGGCTTAGCTGGTGGCAGCGAAGCGCTACGGCTAATAATCCTGATTTTCATTTTGTCTCAGACCTTATTGTAACCGGGCAGGGAACCCTTATAGCCAATACCTCATCCGGCATCATGCGATCTACCGACAAAGGAATAAGCTGGGTAAAAGAAATAGCCGGACAGTACTCCGCAGACATGGAAATAGGAAGTGACGGAACCATCTATGCCGCCCTGAGTCCCACCACCAATCATATTACCGAAACAGAGATCTATAAATCCACCGATGACGGACAGACCTGGAGCATGCTCACCCTGCCTGCCGGTAACAGTAAAGCCTACCGCATTGAGCTGGCCCTCGCCAGTGACAATACCACTCTGTATGCCCTCGGGTCTACCTTCCTTTTCGGAGGCCAGGTTATGTGGCTCATGAAGTCTGTAAATGGCGGATCCACCTGGACTAACCTAAGCATACCACCACTAAGGGCGTGTAGTATTAATGACCTCGGTACAGATTTTACGAGAAACCAGGCCACTCACAACCTGGTGATCGAAGTGCATCCCACAGATCAGGATATCGTCGTTATAGGAGGAATAAACCTGCAGCGCTCTACGGACGGAGGCCAAACCTTCCAAAAAATATCTGAATGGTCAGAAAGCAATGCCACCTGCGTGCCTTTTGTACATGCAGACCAGCTAAGCATGGCCTTCAGGCCAGGATACCCTAACCACGCTGTATTTGGTAATGACGGAGGAATGTACTACTCAGATCGTGTAGGTGATTCCAATGAAGCCTCAGGCGCTCTCAATATACAGATGCGCAACAAAGACCTGAACGTAACCGAATTCTATGCTGTGG
The genomic region above belongs to Roseivirga sp. BDSF3-8 and contains:
- a CDS encoding trans-acting enoyl reductase family protein, whose protein sequence is MRSKRILIYGATGYTGKLLAKELICSGVSPILAARSNKVHQVAKSLDCEARVFTLQDAALRLDDVDILINVAGPFRISQDLLIRACLQTRTHYLDIAGEAPDIENAARYHKEALDAGITILPGAGFGVVPTDLLALCASRLIPNPTRLRLVYQTIGGASRGTLRTVLSDIDKPGVKRVRGSYQKAMPAESFHEDTIGNQSVKAAYNPWRADLYTAFVSTGIDNIETYTVFPAPVVKMMQGKLGFFRKILLKVLLPLLPEGPGTRQLKKGKTLAKVTVNNEYGQEATAEMQGPEAYVFTVQSIIAVIQAMRSSPTGYLTPAQLINEWPKEWPPIKVWCNHGEPMQPAVHG
- a CDS encoding S-layer homology domain-containing protein yields the protein MKKVYQFTGIILLILVSVLGWYSISTQNTPSANEKMPDADQRLTDKAGTASQERLGQLKTTGAVEAAHLEYLKTMDPTTGQVPVLRGLEAFRAARRQAANLRAIPGVVWDARGPSDVAGRVRSLMFDPNDPNSTKVWAASETGGLWYNNDITNPSSSWYNVDDFWTNLNISSLAYDPTNPTHYYAATGVQYDGRTRPGAGIWKSTDQGQTWTQMASTTGTNFRLISAIAFTPSGTLLATTNDGIYRSADQGLNWTKVQGGDFLSDLEVDPNGIIYAGVQQNNNAGIYKSTDDGLSFTQLSLPASATGGQRVEIAVADSNPSVVYAVAGYTNVSYFIKSTDGGQTWASLSIPNLFTCNGEDTSADFTRGQAIHDLVLEINPTDQFTVYLGGINLLRSVNGGASFAQVSNWYGSCTSVVHADQLTMAFRPGNTNEAVFGNDGGVYYSPVAGDRTLGNHQMYFNPHNKNLNITQFYSVDQRNTAGDDYMLAGTQDNGTQKFTLPGYANTTMPTGGDGGFAHIDQDNPDLQVTAYVYNYYWLSQDGGNTFKVFSDDVETGSFINPTDYDDDANVLYTVTDGSANYMYSTPLDNPTFSNITLIPGSTAVPGSITAIKVSPYTPNRIFIAVQGFLSPPFIYMVDNANTQSPTVTNLSPNGGGMDIGSYCSSLDVGASDNQILATFSNYGINTSVVETRDGGATWLNRQGNLPDMPIRWGLYHPKNTSEVMLATEVGVWSTDNITVSSPDWGVTNANLANVRCDMLKYRKSDGYVAVATYGRGVYTTNIWSYIDIKNHWAETEIRYMLENDLLAGYSDGTFRPDNELTRAEFATMIANIIDPPLSSDPAVASRSFTDISGHWAEANILQAARAGYLAGYGDGTFRPNEKITKLQITVSIANGLPVSGGTISQLDMFFDRTSIPTWAEQPIANALQNRLIANYPNKNYFTPNTNATRGLAVVTLYQALANLGRAPFSTNFYVVSPSGSRLAKNITGDAEDLALYPNPADNFLRLDIPDAGNSPVPYALYNLQGGLIANGEYTKGATLDVSYLSPGQYIVRVSVGDRLFSKKFVKK
- a CDS encoding S-layer homology domain-containing protein; translated protein: MMKKYTYLFTALALLLLAAGGYYLYPDSSAGQENTLTFNDMRGMTPEERSKAIEATGATEAAYLEYIKTFDPATGEVPTAKGLEAFKAARKQARNLRAIPGVEWFERGPNNVAGRIRAIMFDPNDLSKKKVWGGAEHGGLWYNNDVTDPASSWYNVNDFWANLSIGSIAYDPTNTQVFYVGTGVPYGGKQPRGAGIWKTTNGGGSWTQLSSTANNANFYHVSKIVVTSSGTVLANTNAGIFRSTDAGNSWNNVLAGKYASDMEIAANGTIYSGVGPDYNSYGYSEIFRSTNDGQSWTELTMPTGLLHGHRIEIATGGSGTVYAVSSDYLFNSVQWLIKSTDGGNSWTELAIPKYEQACGFPADADFTRGEQANHDLTIEVHPTNANLVILGGIDNHRSTDGGATFEQISYWTGLASCASNVHADQLSLVFRPGYPNEVVFGNDGGVYYSPHVGNASVARGSLNIQSRNKNLNITEFYAVDQLNSSSSNYMLAGSQDNGTQQFKKPGISSTSEARGGDGGFTHIDQNNSDVQLLSYIRSSYSLSTNGGKWFSIFYNDNKVGRFINPTDYDDNTNIFYAAGNTGDYLYSTDLENSSTKTMYTVNAGLTHQISAVKVSPYTANRIFVITSNEYGGQPHIYRIDNANSSTPTVTDISGSQPFANNAYGTCIQVGASDNQLLATFSNYGIVSVYESRDGGATWVNREGNLPDMPIRWGLYNPNNYNEVMLATQVGVWSTDNINTSSPDWGVTNANLANVRCDMLQYRQSDGYVAIATYGRGVYTTNVWSTTSVSDIAGHWAENEITYMLKHNFLAGYSDGTFRPDNELTRAEFATMIANIINPDISSDPAIAGRTFTDITGHWAEQNILQAARSGYLAGYGDGTFRPNDKITKLQITISIANGLPVSGGSTYLLSDFLDQTSIPSWAAQSVSNAYVNKLIANYPNRSYFTPNVNATRAMAVVTLYQALANLGRISFDNNFYIVVPAGYRLAKDEAASESEIALYPNPASDYVQIELASRLTESATYQVYDLRGQRIKEGTWSEGKRLDISSLAQGQYLIHISTPDNTFTKKFIKE